The following coding sequences lie in one Struthio camelus isolate bStrCam1 chromosome 32, bStrCam1.hap1, whole genome shotgun sequence genomic window:
- the TLCD3B gene encoding ceramide synthase, whose translation MATTAGYIISSSCHHVIDDQHWLAGAYPEFAVPYFIYDVYAMFLCHWHRGRVKGHEAGPPPSLRAATAAYLRKDLLMVLHHAAMVLVCFPVAALWRQGKGDFFLGCLLMAELSTPFVCLGKVLILYKRQHTALHKLNGLAMLVTFFGCRVLLFPYLYWAYGRHAGLPLLRVPAALPAAYNAAAAALLAPQLYWFGLICRGAWRLFRPPAPP comes from the exons ATGGCCACCACGGCCGGATACATCATCTCCAGCTCCTGCCACCATGTCATCGATGACCA GCACTGGCTGGCGGGCGCCTACCCGGAGTTCGCGGTGCCCTACTTCATCTACGACGTCTACGCCATGTTCCTCTGCCACTGGCACCGGGGTCGCGTCAAGGGCCACGAGGCCGGGCCACCGCCCTCGCTGcgggccgccaccgccgcctacCTCCGCAAGGACCTGCTCATGGTGCTCCACCACGCCGCCATGGTGCTCGTCTGCTTCCCCGTGGCCGCC ctgTGGCGCCAGGGCAAGGGTGACTTCTTCCTGGGCTGCCTCCTCATGGCGGAGCTGAGCACCCCCTTCGTCTGCCTGGGCAAGGTGCTCATCCTG TACAAGCGGCAGCACACGGCGCTGCACAAGCTCAACGGCCTGGCCATGCTGGTGACCTTCTTCGGGTGCCGGGTGCTGCTGTTCCCCTACCTGTACTGGGCCTACGGGCGCcacgcggggctgccgctgctgcgggtgccggcggcgctgccggccgcctacaacgccgccgccgccgccctcctcgcCCCCCAGCTCTACTGGTTCGGCCTCATCTGCCGCGGCGCCTGGCGCCTCttccggcccccggcgcccccctgA